From one Solanum stenotomum isolate F172 chromosome 12, ASM1918654v1, whole genome shotgun sequence genomic stretch:
- the LOC125847036 gene encoding uncharacterized protein LOC125847036 → MERDCFRLVKKCHQCQIHSDLIHSPPSELHLMATPWPFVAWGMDVIGPIEPKASNGHRFILVAIGCFTKWVEEITFKAVTKKEVMDFVHSNIIYHFGISRIIITDNAANLNNNLMKEVIEQFKIVHHNSTSYGPKANKTVEAANKNIKKILRRMVQVRLANGQDRINRTGYTGTGPRYRISLPEPGLTGIGFTGNFQMFRPVP, encoded by the coding sequence ATGGAACGGGATTGCTTTCGCTTAGTCAAAAAATGTCATCAGTGCCAAATTCACAGTGACCTAATTCATTCACCTCCTTCAGAGTTGCACCTCATGGCCACTCCTTGGCCCTTTGTTGCATGGGGAATGGATGTCATTGGACCAATTGAGCCTAAAGCTTCTAATGGACATCGATTCATTTTGGTCGCAATTGGTTGCTTTACCAAATGGGTGGAGGAAATCACTTTCAAAGCAGTCACTAAGAAGGAGGTCATGGATTTTGTCCATTCAAACATCATTTATCATTTTGGTATTTCAAGAATCATAATCACAGATAACGCTGCAAACCTTAATAACAATTTGATGAAAGAAGTAATTGAGCAATTCAAAATTGTGCATCACAATTCTACTTCATACGGACCGAAAGCCAACAAAACTGTGGAGGCtgccaacaagaatatcaaaaagATTCTCAGGAGGATGGTTCAAGTAAGGCTGGCAAACGGACAGGACCGGATCAACAGGACCGGTTATACCGGAACCGGTCCTCGTTACCGGATTTCGTTACCGGAACCGGGTCTTACCGGAATCGGTTTTACCGGAAATTTCCAAATGTTCCGTCCGGTCCCTTAG
- the LOC125846934 gene encoding uncharacterized protein LOC125846934: protein MGINMAIDLGVQELIVLGDSDLLIRQAQGEWKTRDKFLPNKQCVEDLRISFRSIEFRYIPRFHNELADVLATLFSILPYPGNTCITPLKIQVRYQRGYCNTVKAESNGEPWYLDIKNFLQIGKCPEHANRSQKRIIRRLANGFFFSGEILYKRTPDLN from the coding sequence ATGGGTATAAATATGGCAATAGATTTGGGTGTTCAAGAATTAATTGTGTTGGGAGATTCTGATTTACTTATTCGACAAGCTCAAGGTGAATGGAAAACTCGAGACAAGTTTCTTCCAAACAAACAATGTGTGGAAGATCTTAGAATTTCTTTTAGATCCATCGAGTTTAGATACATCCCCAGGTTTCATAATGAATTGGCAGATGTCTTGGCTACTTTGTTCTCAATCCTTCCATATCCTGGAAACACTTGCATCACTCCCTTGAAGATTCAAGTTCGGTACCAACGTGGCTATTGTAACACAGTGAAGGCAGAATCGAATGGTGAACCATGGTACCTAGACATCAAGAATTTCTTGCAGATAGGGAAATGTCCCGAACATGCCAATAGAAgccaaaaaagaattattagacGTCTGGCCAATGGTTTCTTTTTTAGCGGggaaattttatataaaagaaCCCCGGATCTGAACTAG